Genomic window (Pseudomonadota bacterium):
TCGGAATTCCTCGACGATGTCGAGGCTGGCAATGTGTTCGAGGTCGTCATTGACGGCAAGATAATCAGCGGGACCTACCGGGACGGCCAGCGCGAGTTCTGGAGCAGTAATCCGGAAACGGAGACCACCGAGCTGATCGAAGTGCTGCGTAGCAACAACGTCAAGATCAAGGGTGCGCCACCCGAGCGCAAGTCCCTGTTGATGGAATTATTCCTCTCCAGTTTCCCGATCCTCCTGCTGATTGGCGTCTGGGTCTACTTCATGCGCCAGATGCAAGGCGGCGCCGGTGGCCGTGGCGCGATGTCATTTGGCAAGAGCCGCGCTCGGTTGCTCAGCGAAGACCAGGTCGGCGTCACTTTTTCGGACGTAGCCGGTATCGAGGAAGCCAAGGAGGAGGTCGGCGAAATCGTGGATTTCCTGCGCGATCCGTCGAAATTCCAACGCCTTGGCGGGAAACTCCCCAAAGGTGTGTTGATGACTGGTGCGCCGGGCACTGGCAAGACACTGCTTGCGCGGGCCATTGCCGGCGAAGCCAAGGTCCCGTTTTTTACGATTTCCGGCTCTGATTTTGTCGAGATGTTTGTCGGAGTAGGCGCTTCGCGCGTTCGCGACATGTTTGAACAGGCGAAAAAGACCGCGCCATGCATTATTTTTATTGATGAAATTGACGCCGTCGGCCGTCATCGTGGCGCGGGTCTGGGTGGTGGGCACGATGAGCGCGAGCAGACTCTGAATCAGTTGCTGGTCGAAATGGACGGGTTCGAAGGTAATGAAGGCGTCATCGTTATTGCCGCGACCAACCGCCCCGATGTGCTCGATCCGGCATTGCTCCGGCCCGGCCGGTTTGATCGCCAGGTGGAGGTCCCGCTTCCCGATGTTCGCGGCCGCGAGCAGATCCTCAAGGTGCATATGCGCAAAGTGCCGATAGACGATGACGTGCGTCCGAAAATCATCGCCAGGGGCACACCGGGCTTTTCGGGG
Coding sequences:
- the ftsH gene encoding ATP-dependent zinc metalloprotease FtsH, producing MSDFTKQLLLWVSIAMVLVMVFNSFSTNQQQAVEVGYSEFLDDVEAGNVFEVVIDGKIISGTYRDGQREFWSSNPETETTELIEVLRSNNVKIKGAPPERKSLLMELFLSSFPILLLIGVWVYFMRQMQGGAGGRGAMSFGKSRARLLSEDQVGVTFSDVAGIEEAKEEVGEIVDFLRDPSKFQRLGGKLPKGVLMTGAPGTGKTLLARAIAGEAKVPFFTISGSDFVEMFVGVGASRVRDMFEQAKKTAPCIIFIDEIDAVGRHRGAGLGGGHDEREQTLNQLLVEMDGFEGNEGVIVIAATNRPDVLDPALLRPGRFDRQVEVPLPDVRGREQILKVHMRKVPIDDDVRPKIIARGTPGFSGADLANLINEAALIAARANRRTVDMEQFEKAKDKIMMGAERRSMVMSEEERKLTAYHESGHAIVGLSVPDHDPVYKVTIIPRGRALGVTVFLPEEDRYSFSRRRLESQISSLFGGRIAESMIFGKDAVTTGAANDIERATALARNMVTKWGLSDGMGPLTYAEDDGEIFLGRSVTQHKHVSDETAHAIDREIRVLIDRNYARAEKILQKETKTLHKMAEALIKYETIDEEQIKDIMAGRKPKPPADWEDSETRGSAKDKKGRKKAKGKIGGPAEQL